One genomic window of Cydia pomonella isolate Wapato2018A chromosome 6, ilCydPomo1, whole genome shotgun sequence includes the following:
- the LOC133519086 gene encoding uncharacterized protein LOC133519086, translating to MNAPNWKTAMCASGSILLGGVAIKLLKISNVFSSRGNHDIPVNEVLLYGANDEVQTKQIGLNNLFCIYYVIVHANCSIDVCLPNLESDTITKCLIGARKNKVRVRLIVHSNSDFDMPKLIKHGIEVKIITSRQPLEHEYILVDADAETGGAVAVMGSLDYETARVNCNRDATLLTSEPSVVKSLKREFDRVWNSTDSKTRSEPS from the coding sequence ATGAATGCACCAAACTGGAAAACAGCCATGTGTGCCAGCGGATCTATTTTACTAGGTGGAGTTGCGATTAAACTTTTGAAAATCAGCAACGTGTTCAGCAGTAGAGGAAACCACGATATTCCCGTCAACGAAGTGTTGCTGTATGGAGCCAACGATGAAGTGCAGACGAAGCAAATTGGATTGAACAACCTGTTCTGTATTTATTATGTCATAGTGCACGCAAACTGCTCAATTGACGTGTGCTTGCCCAACCTAGAGAGTGACACTATAACGAAGTGTCTCATCGGAGCACGGAAGAACAAAGTTAGGGTTCGCCTTATAGTGCACAGCAACAGCGATTTTGATATGCCGAAGCTGATTAAACATGGGATAGAAGTGAAGATTATTACCTCAAGACAGCCTTTAGAACACGAATATATTTTGGTGGACGCCGACGCAGAGACGGGAGGAGCTGTGGCGGTTATGGGATCCCTGGACTACGAGACTGCGCGGGTCAACTGCAACAGAGACGCAACTCTGCTCACCTCCGAACCATCTGTCGTTAAGTCTTTGAAGAGAGAGTTTGACAGAGTATGGAATTCCACCGACAGCAAAACTCGCAGTGAACCTTCCTAA